In the genome of Microtus pennsylvanicus isolate mMicPen1 chromosome X, mMicPen1.hap1, whole genome shotgun sequence, the window ACTGATGTGTAGAGAGTGCTACTCCCCATAGCCCTAGTTTAGGATATCACTAAATATTCTACTGTCAGGTCACagtcacaaacaacaacaacaacaacaaaaatccaccTGCAGAGGTCATCAACATCAAGTTTCAGAAATCTCGGGCCGGAGTCTTCTGATTTTGCTCACTTTTTCTCAAACTTGGCTGCAGCATTTCTTCCATCTGCCATTAAATTCCATTTCTTGCCAGTTCTAGTTTCTCTTGGAAGAGCACCCACACCCATAATTTCAGCTATTACTTGTACAATGCTGACTCCTGTATTATTACATTTTGGTAAAAATGTTCTGGTTCTAACCTATCTCTCAATATCCTCTTATTTTTGGAtaagattttctgtttttattagtaGTGATTGATATGGTTATCTATAGTTATAGGGCTGAGTTGGGGGACATATTGAATGTAGGAAAGgcaaaaggggaaatgatgacattagattttaatcttattttttttaatttaaaaaaaaacatagggcCATTGAATTTTACCAAATCTCTGTTGGTACCTAACTTATGTAATAGGCTGTGCAGAATGGTTGGAGGAAGGTAGCCATCTTTGAGGTGTGAGGGAGCTCTGGCAGTAAGTGCTTTAAGTAAGTATCTTGAAGATGGCATAATTTTGCACATAAATAATCATAGCTAGAAAACAAATtccaataatttaattaattatatacTGCAGAACTTGAGAACAGGAAAGTTTGTTAAAAGGGAATGCTCGTAACATTATGGGTTGAAGCTTCTTCATTAATGAGGCTAGAAGTGGGAAAGTGTGGTTTAGTTTGTGAACAAAGGGACAGAGACATAAAATTTATTGAGAGATGAAGATCAAAGAAACGCAGAAGCTTTTTCCCAGTTTTGTGGCACCTTCTGGTTACTCTTTCTGGTTTCTTACCATATAACATAGAATATGTCAACATGGCACAATAGTAAGATGAGTCATTGTTTTCCATAgccccaagaaagaaagaaaatgttgccAATCAAACACCAAGTGCCACCAGTTGTCTGTTTTCAGAGAAATCTTGGATGttggaatgagaaaaaaaatacagtgaattttcaagatgacaaaaaaatttaaaacgaTGGAGGAACCACAGTGGTCCTGGGTTGGATGACACATGTTGAATTTATTGGGCATCAATTTCCATAATCGGCTTGAAATTTAACAGTGTAGCAAATTAGTCAACATATTTATATACAGCTTTTTAGATGGTTGTACCCGCTTTCATGATTCTGTGATGTGTGTATAAAACTGCACTGTAAAATGCTTAATTTCTTTGGTTACAGCACCCCCGCGACCCTCCCACACACCCATTAATTAAGACATGCCCTGTTGGCAAGTTACAAGcaaattgacattttaaaaatgaaactgtaCAAAACTCTCCGCAGTTAATTAAACTGTGGGAGAGATGTGCTAGATGTGCTGTGGAAAAGctttttattaactgtgctttttttttttttgcattccgTTCTCGTAGAAAGGTTAAAGTGGGATGGGGCACGGAGCGCTGCGGAGGCGGAGAAGGGATATACGTCTCAGGGATACAGGAAATACGGTAACAGCGAAACCAGGAGGAAGCCAGCCCCGTGCCTGGAGGGGATCCGCCATCTCAGATCTCTCGGCCTTGCCAGGGCCCACCAGAGAAAACTGACGCTCTGGTCCGGCCATACCTATGGGGGACCAACCTTGTGCCTCCGGGGGATCCACGCTCCCACCAGGAGAAACGCGGGAACCCAAGCCTCCAAGAAAGCGCTGTCTCCTGGCTCCGCGGTGGGATTATCCCGAAGGGACTCCCAGTGGAGGTAGTACCACTCTCCCCTCGGCGCCTCCTCCTGCATCTGATGGACTGAAGTCGCACCCTCCTCCTCCGGAGAAGTAGTGAAATAGATTTTTCCCAGCCTAAATCAGGTCAGatactttctttctcatttgggaCATCCAGGCTCTCTGGAACTTAATTGTGCTTTTCCCCAGctgttctctcttttcctgttctttccacaaattcaaaaaaaaaaaaaaaaaaagaataagaaaaagaaacaacttatAGGCGTTGAATGGCTCTTTTACAAAGTACGCGTGGATGGAATGATTATTTGATTGCATTGAGTAGTTAAGATATTTCACGTGAGATAACTGAGTTTTTAAAGTAAACTGCAGTATTTTGATTTTCGTGACAGGCCACGGTGTAGCGAGGTACTAACAAAATGTTCCCTGCTCGATAAATTAAAACTGAATGGGAATTTACTATACTGTTCTCTCTACTTTTGTGTATAttggatttttttccatttaaatggAAATGCTTAGTTCAAGAGCAAAGATGTGCGTAAGGCCTATGGCCTGTAAGATGAGCTCTGagaactaggttttttttttttaatgtaaaatggGATTTAGTAAGTGAAAACAAAAGTTACAAAATGATGCTCAAACCCAAGTACCATAAAAATGTGCTTGTCCGAGGTATTGAGACATCATGGATGGACCAAGTGACCGCTTGTTAGTAATGAGAGCCATCtaagaggaagggaaaactttGGGTGGGCCTTAAAGGGTGAGTGACATCTGCCATCTGAGATGGACTGCTATTTAGGCCTAGTGTTTCCAGGATGAAAGGCCCAGGGCAGGCTTGTTGTGAGGCAGCTTGCCTGTAATCCTGACTGTGTGAAAGAAATGAGCTACAGACTTTGACCATTTGCTAAGGAGTATGCAGTTTTTTCTCGAAGCAAGGAATATCATATCATAGGCGATTTCCAAACAAGCGCCATTTGTGTTTTAAGACTAATTCTTCCTTTCGGGAAAGTAATAGCCTGTTTAAATGAGCCTTATAgattgtaaaaacaaacaaacaaacaaaaaaaggcggGGGGAACCCAGGTTTGACTCAAGTCTCATCAATCCTTCTTCATCGCGTGCGTTTCTGGAGTCCTTGCTGTGGTTAGGCCTTGCACAGGGAGATGCGGGGGCAGATGGCGAAGGCGCAGTGGCTGTTGCGTAGCAGGAGTGAAATAGATATTTAAGCAAGTTATGAATAACATTGGCAACTGTGGATCTTCTGGGTTTAGGTTTGTTGCTAAAGCATAAGAAAGGAAGGAGTTCCATTTCATCCGAAAGCAGCTGATCGTTAGTTATTCCATAGGCTTTTCCtcccatgtgggttttttttttaaacctctatTCAAAGGCAAAATGTGATAATGCGGGCTATAGGGAGGGAGATGCTcacctagaaaacaaaggaagctaTTCAGGGCAAGAAGTGTGTAGGAGCTACGTAATTTCTCCCCAGTgatttaaatcataaaaaattgtAATGGTGAATACTTGGTGAATTTTTTTTGTGTCCCATACATTTTCTAAAGGGTTTGATGTGTTAGAGTTTAATCACATAGCCACCAAAGGATGTCTGAATAAGGCCAGTAAGTTCCTAAGTTACTACCAGTGATGAGACACGTTGAgatttgattaaaaagaaaatgcttggtTCCAGAGACTTGATGCTGTAAGCTGCTGTGCTGAACATGCCCCCTTATACTGCATACCTAATATTTAATAAGAATTGTGTCATTGAATTGGGAGCTGAAAGGAACGTAGGGAATTGGAAAAGTCGAGGGAAGATGAGTCAGACTCAATGTGGCAGACAGAATGACTTCACCTTGCTTCCTGTTTTCCAGTCGTTGAGAGGTTGCAGTATGATTCCATTTCCCTGGTGCGTTTGTAACACAGTTCACCCATTGACCACCATGAAGATCCTTGCCAACGCTACCCTGCTTTTGCTGGTGTCCCGCAGCTGGAAGTTGTGTTGCTAAAggtaatctttttgttttgtttttctttttttttctttactaaaaatgcatgtaaagaaagaagaaaggaattgaaaatGACACGTTCAAAATAACTGACAAAACCCCAAAAGCTAGCATTAACGATAAAATTGAAACCATATGCACCAAAAACTAGCCAGGTAAATCTGTGAAGCACTTTAGTAAATTTACTGCTGATTAGTTTATCGTTTCTGCAAAGTGAGTCTTTTTAAAGCCCATTTTGTAATTGTTACTAGTGAAGGGGAAAATGATTTGtacttttatattgattttataacATGCATCCTTTCTGAATTATATTTTTCTAGTAATTTGTAGATTGTTTGGGGCTATTTGTAATTATATTGTATTGGCACTGTCTTTTTTACCAAAATGCATTGTTTTAGTTTGCCCAAGAaaattttttttgggggagggggtgttttgagacagggtttctctgtgtaacagccctggctgtcctggaactcactctgtagaacaggctggctttgaactcacagagcacttcctgtctcctgagtgttgggattaaaggtgtgggcaaccaccacccagctgaaaatTAGTTAGTATTCACAgttagctggagagatggatcaatggttaagaacactgcctgcccttccaaaggtcccgagttcaattcccagcaaccacatggtggctcacaaccgtctgtaatgagatctggtgccctggtcagtcgtcctccacagcttagaccatgaaacccaatatggacaagttcaacagaaccgccatatacgggctgcccatgcacgcttcagcattgccagagcATACATTTTATTCAATTCAATTTTCATAGTTTGCTGAGAAGACTTATTGTGAATGGTTATGGAGTTTTTTCCCCACCAAATATTTTGTCTATATCTACTTGCATAAGCATTTTCCCCATTTATATGACAATATGACAATGTGATAAGTTAcaataattttaatgaatttccttcttttggttttcacaaggcttttttattttgggggatgGGGATAGGACAGAGATTAGCCTCCTATATTGGTCTTCAGGAATCATCcgcttttttgtgtgttttgtgtgtttgtgttttgttttgttttttgagacaagagctgTTACTGGATCCTGATGAGgataggctgactggccagtaagcCCAGGTGACCACTGtccctacctccccagcactgggattactagcctggccaccatgcccagcttttatttaGGTGCTAGAGTTAGAATTTAGGTCTTTTTGCTTGAATAGTGAGCAGTTTgcttactgagccacctctccagccctgctttctcctttaattatttaatctatatttctttttcttctagttccctttcatttgttcattttctgattTAATGAATTGAACTCTAGCTCATtagtatttcttttctaaaaaggtGAAAAACTACAAATTATTCTCTACCAGTTTGTAAGAATTTGcttattattttgttatacttTAACAATTATTGCTTTATGATGtctaaatgattttttaatttggcaatcttatatgtgtgggtgttttgcctgcatgtaaataTGTATGCCTAATGCTTAGGGATGTCAGAGgagagcattggatcctctggaactggaactacagatggctgtgagtggccatgtgagttctgggaactgaattcggctcctctgcaagagcaacaagtgctcttaaccgctgaaccagcatctcttcagcctcagctgaagagttttgctttttaaatttccagttatttatgcattcttttttaaataattgtatgATGAAACCATTCACCAAGCTATAagttaagttttattttctgccactttaacatatttttaaacttccttgcagcaacaacagaaaagaaatttacataTATGCTGTACATCTCAATAAAATTTGATAATATAAAGCTGTTTTTGCTaggtatggtggcgcacacctttaattccggtatccaggaggcagagacaggtggatctctgagtttgaggccagcctagtctatagagtgagtcaggctagcctgggctacatagtgacaccttgtctacaaacaaaacaaaaactgaaagctttttttctttcttcaatacaAAGATCATGGTTAGGATGTTTAATTGAAATCCACAGTTAAACCATGAGGATATTATAGAAAACCTCCCATATCTTTCTCCACATTTATCAGCAAGTATTTTGCCACATTTGCCCTaccattctttctttctgccatctAAAAGGAATTTGCAGCTATATTTCTGCTTTACTTCTTAATACTTCACTGTGTTCACTTGGAATAAATACTTTCTCATACATTATCTGTTTTTTTGGTTGAAGTTGTAGTCCAGGATGATGTGTtatacttagttttttttttttgtgtatgtgtgtgtgtctttctagtCCTTCATCAGGaagtttcttcagtttcttcaatCTTCTTTGTCTTTGTTGACATTgacaatttttcaaaatataagatAATTATTTTATAGAATGCTCCTCA includes:
- the Nbdy gene encoding negative regulator of P-body association, translating into MGDQPCASGGSTLPPGETREPKPPRKRCLLAPRWDYPEGTPSGGSTTLPSAPPPASDGLKSHPPPPEK